The Arachis ipaensis cultivar K30076 chromosome B07, Araip1.1, whole genome shotgun sequence genome includes a window with the following:
- the LOC107608003 gene encoding uncharacterized protein LOC107608003 — MAKIWVEICLISARGVRGSTPSLWKRQWYAVGWVDPNNKYCTKIDSSGNSNPLWRTKFSFQVDTDSEACFQELALSVEVYSRDPIFLTEKLHGSTTVLLKEFLAKHVNEKKKNSEEEVGSYQLRGKKSNKPRGFIDVSVRVSEEKKEPIPHLGNDEGIVLQDHGNKPHLVTHGGFRQGYPQQPIPQSFNGSYKQEQTNAPYAQQVPFPSNYSNPYGVGPSYTASAGPSYYQPARGPPPPMPPPPSKVGYAPSFYPSSDGFGPSYINMPSSSSYAAAPNRPRGPPGFAIGAGAGALAAGAVMFGDDAMSRFDVSSSLGDPTIAIVTDPLF; from the exons ATGGCGAAAATCTGGGTGGAGATATGCCTAATATCAGCTCGTGGGGTACGAGGTTCGACACCCTCACTGTGGAAGCGCCAATGGTACGCTGTAGGTTGGGTTGATCCAAACAACAAGTACTGCACAAAAATCGATTCTTCTGGAAACTCTAATCCTCTTTGGAGAACCAAGTTTTCTTTTCAGGTTGATACAGATTCCGAAGCATGTTTTCAAGAACTTGCACTTAGTGTTGAGGTTTATAGCAGGGACCCCATTTTCCTCACCGAGAAGCTTCATGGCTCAACAACGGTTTTGCTCAAGGAGTTTCTCGCAAAGCATGtcaatgagaagaagaaaaattctgAAGAAGAAGTGGGTAGCTACCAGTTGAGAGGGAAGAAATCGAACAAGCCCAGAGGTTTCATTGATGTCTCGGTTCGTGTTTCTGAGGAGAAAAAAGAGCCAATTCCCCATTTAG GTAATGATGAAGGAATAGTTCTCCAAGATCATGGTAATAAGCCACACTTGGTCACTCATGGTGGATTTAGGCAAGGCTATCCACAACAACCTATTCCTCAATCATTCAATGGATCATATAAACAAGAACAAACTAATGCTCCTTATGCACAACAAGTGCCATTTCCTTCAAACTATTCCAACCCATATGGGGTTGGACCAAGCTACACTGCATCTGCTGGACCAAGCTATTATCAACCAGCTAGAGGACCTCCGCCGCCAATGCCTCCTCCGCCTTCAAAAGTTGGCTATGCTCCGAGTTTTTACCCGAGTAGTGATGGATTCGGACCTAGTTACATTAATATGCCATCTTCGTCGTCATATGCGGCTGCACCTAATAGGCCGAGGGGACCTCCAGGGTTTGCAATTGGGGCAGGTGCCGGGGCATTAGCAGCTGGTGCTGTAATGTTTGGTGATGATGCAATGTCAAGATTTGATGTTTCTTCAAGCCTTGGAGATCCTACCATTGCCATAGTAACCGATCCACTTTTCTGA